Below is a genomic region from Oligoflexia bacterium.
AAGATCGAGGAAGCATTTTTTATTTTCATTGTGATGCCTATGTTGATGACCAAATTGTTGCTGAAGCCGATATGCTCGCAAAATGTCAGCCAAAAAAGGATAACTCATGATTCATTCAACAAGTGTAATTTCACCAAAAGCGGAAATTGGGCAAAATGTTACCATAGGGCCTTTTTGCTTTATTCATGACAACGTTACCATTGGTGACGGTTGTATTCTTGATAGTCACGTCGTTGTAGGCTCTGTGGCCGGCGAAGTAATTATCGGTAAAAATAATAAACTTTTTGGATTCGGACTTATCGGCGGCCCACCACAAGATTTGAAATATAAAGGTGAAAAAACCAGAGTGATTATTGGTGATAATAATACCATCAGAGAATGTGTCACCATAAGTATCGGTACCGGTCAGGGAGATACAATCATTGGAAGTGGAAATCTTTTTATGGCTTATTGTCATGTGGGTCATGACGATACAATCGGTAATAATAACGTGCTCGCAAATCAAGTACAACTCGCAGGGCATGTCATTATTGAAGATAAAGTAACAGTTGGCGCATTAAGTGCTGTGAAT
It encodes:
- the lpxA gene encoding acyl-ACP--UDP-N-acetylglucosamine O-acyltransferase → MIHSTSVISPKAEIGQNVTIGPFCFIHDNVTIGDGCILDSHVVVGSVAGEVIIGKNNKLFGFGLIGGPPQDLKYKGEKTRVIIGDNNTIRECVTISIGTGQGDTIIGSGNLFMAYCHVGHDDTIGNNNVLANQVQLAGHVIIEDKVTVGALSAVNQFVRIGRNSFLAGASMVNKDILPYGIAQGNYATIRATNKIGLERAGFSENAVTNINRAIRILTKGSATIDEALSRIADECEKIPEIEYLVDFVKKSERGLGL